The following proteins are encoded in a genomic region of Magnolia sinica isolate HGM2019 chromosome 1, MsV1, whole genome shotgun sequence:
- the LOC131245668 gene encoding uncharacterized protein LOC131245668 — MRRKFQYKVLKSNKLIYTIGCIAENYTWRMHASKLNGIGMFKIKTYNSKHTCTTSFEAIHESETTIADNRTDIVTSKRKERDHRQATSLISSEFGVGCMSSGLTCTAKEIQYRMSEMYGVEISYKKVWKGKEIATKQVLGSYEGSYNELPIYLHELEKANLGTVTELQVNEGTNSFERCFIKLEQCIKSLILHVRRVLCVDVAHLTGRYKGVPFMATALDGNNHILPVAYGIGESENNSSWRWFFGILSKIIGNLPGLVIVSDRHKGLVSEVPNMFPQAIHGYCAHHILGNMKKACSDDSMREYFWGAVKTYRTLMFWEMMRCIQMLNPIVYQFLNGIEKERWATAFFPGMRYNIVTTNIMESMNAFFVNA; from the coding sequence ATGCGCCGCAAGTTCCAGTACAAGGTCTTGAAGTCTAACAAGCTGATATATACGATTGGCTGCATTGCAGAAAACTATACTTGGAGGATGCACGCTTCAAAACTTAACGGCATAGGGATGTTCAAGATCAAGACATACAACTCGAAGCATACATGTACCACGTCGTTTGAGGCGATACACGAATCTGAGACCACGATCGCGGATAACCGTACCGATATAGTGACCTcgaagaggaaggagagagatcATCGCCAAGCCACCAGTTTGATAAGCAGTGAGTTTGGCGTCGGTTGTATGAGCTCAGGGCTGACCTGCACGGCAAAGGAAATTCAATATCGTATGAGTGAGATGTACGGTGTTGAGATCAGTTACAAGAAAGTGTGGAAGGGTAAAGAGATAGCAACCAAACAAgtcttgggatcctacgagggtTCTTATAATGAGCTCCCGATATATCTTCACGAGTTGGAAAAGGCCAATTTAGGGACTGTGACGGAGTTGCAGGTGAATGAGGGGACAAATAGTTTCGAACGATGCTTTATTAAGCTTGAGCAGTGCATCAAAAGCCTAATTTTACATGTTCggagggtgttgtgtgttgatgtTGCACATTTAACAGGAAGGTACAAGGGCGTTCCCTTCATGGCTACTGCATTGGATGGAAACAATCACATCCTCCCTGTGGCGTATGGGATCGGAGAATCTGAGAACAATAGTAGTTGGAGGTGGTTCTTTGGGATTTTATCCAAGATAATCGGGAATCTTCCAGGACTAGTGATAGTGTCAGATCGTCACAAAGGATTAGTTAGTGAAGTCCCTAACATGTTCCCGCAGGCGATCCATGGATATTGTGCTCATCACATACTTGGAAACATGAAGAAGGCATGTTCAGATGATTCTATGAGGGAATACTTTTGGGGTGCTGTTAAGACATACCGGACATTAATGTTTTGGGAGATGATGCGATGCATTCAAATGTTGAATCCCATAGTGTATCAGTTCCTCAATGGtatagaaaaagaaagatgggCGACCGCTTTCTTTCCTGGCATGCGATATAACATCGTCACCACCAACATTATGGAAAGCATGAATGCATTTTTTGTAAATGCATGA